The following proteins are co-located in the Phragmites australis chromosome 10, lpPhrAust1.1, whole genome shotgun sequence genome:
- the LOC133930571 gene encoding probable auxin efflux carrier component 1c, translating to MITGTDFYHVMTAMVPLYVAMILAYGSVKWWRIFTPDQCSGINRFVALFAVPLLSFHFISTNNPYTMNLRFIAADTLQKLIVLALLTVWSYLSRRGCLEWTITLFSLSTLPNTLVMGIPLLKGMYGDFSGSLMVQIVVLQCIIWYTLMLFMFEYRGARILITEQFPDTAGAIASIVVDPDVVSLDGRNDAIETEAEVKEDGKIHVTVRRSNASRSDIYSRRSMGFSSTTPRPSNLTNAEIYSLQSSRNPTPRGSSFNHTDFYSMVGRSSNFAAGDAFGVRTGATPRPSNYEEDAPGKANKYGQYPAPNPAMAAPPKTKKTANGQAKGEDGKDLHMFVWSSSASPVSDVFANGATEYNDAAAVKEVRMAVASPRKVATDGRKERGEEYAERDDFSFGNRGMGERDAEAGSEKAAAAAIEQGRAGVAAPAAMPPTSVMTRLILIMVWRKLIRNPNTYSSLIGLIWSLVCFRWNFEMPAIILKSISILSDAGLGMAMFSLGLFMALQPRIIACGNRVATFAMAVRFLTGPAVMAAASFAVGLRGTLLHVAIVQAALPQGIVPFVFAKEYGVHPDILSTAVIFGMLIALPITLVYYILLGL from the exons ATGATCACCGGCACGGACTTCTACCACGTGATGACGGCCATGGTGCCGCTGTATGTCGCCATGATCCTGGCGTACGGCTCCGTCAAGTGGTGGCGCATCTTCACGCCGGACCAGTGCTCGGGGATCAACCGCTTCGTGGCGCTCTTCGCTGTGCCGCTGCTCTCCTTCCACTTCATCTCCACCAACAACCCTTACACCATGAACCTCCGCTTCATCGCCGCTGACACGCTGCAGAAGCTCATCGTCCTTGCGCTGCTCACCGTGTGGAGCTACCTCTCCCGCCGGGGCTGCCTCGAGTGGACCATCAcgctcttctccctctccacgCTGCCCAACACGCTCGTCATGGGCATCCCGCTGCTCAAGGGCATGTACGGTGACTTCTCCGGCAGCCTCATGGTGCAGATCGTCGTGCTCCAGTGCATCATCTGGTACACGCTCATGCTCTTTATGTTTGAGTACCGCGGCGCCAGGATCCTCATCACCGAGCAGTTCCCGGACACGGCGGGCGCCATCGCGTCCATCGTCGTGGACCCCGACGTGGTGTCGCTCGACGGGCGGAACGACGCCATCGAGACGGAGGCCGAAGTGAAGGAGGACGGCAAGATACACGTCACCGTGCGCCGCTCCAACGCGTCGCGCTCGGACATCTACTCGCGCCGGTCCATGGGGTTCTCCAGCACCACGCCGCGGCCTAGCAACCTGACCAACGCCGAGATCTACTCGCTGCAGTCGTCGCGGAATCCCACGCCGCGGGGCTCCAGCTTCAACCACACCGACTTCTACTCCATGGTCGGACGCAGCTCCAACTTCGCCGCCGGGGACGCGTTCGGCGTGCGCACCGGCGCCACACCCAGGCCGTCCAACTACGAGGAGGACGCGCCAGGCAAGGCCAACAAGTACGGCCAGTACCCGGCGCCCAACCCGGCCATGGCGGCGCCGCCCAAGACCAAGAAGACCGCGAATGGGCAGGCCAAGGGCGAGGACGGCAAGGACCTGCACATGTTCGTCTGGAGCTCCAGCGCGTCGCCCGTGTCCGACGTGTTCGCGAACGGCGCCACCGAGTACAATGACGCCGCCGCTGTCAAGGAGGTCCGCATGGCCGTCGCCTCCCCGCGCAAAG TTGCAACGgacgggaggaaggagaggggcgAGGAGTACGCAGAGCGCGACGACTTCAGCTTCGGGAACAGGGGCATGGGGGAGAGGGACGCGGAGGCCGGCAGCGAGaaggcggcggctgcggcgatCGAGCAGGGGAGGGCCGGCGTGGCAGCGCCCGCGGCGATGCCGCCGACGAGCGTGATGACGCGGCTCATCCTGATCATGGTGTGGCGCAAGCTCATCCGCAACCCCAACACCTACTCCAGCCTCATTGGACTCATCTGGTCACTTGTCTGCTTCCG GTGGAACTTCGAGATGCCGGCGATCATCCTGAAGTCCATCTCAATCCTGTCGGACGCTGGCCTCGGCATGGCCATGTTCAGCCTCG GGCTGTTCATGGCGCTGCAGCCGCGGATCATCGCGTGCGGGAACAGGGTGGCGACGTTCGCCATGGCCGTGCGGTTTCTGACCGGCCCGGCCGTCatggccgccgcctccttcgCCGTCGGCCTCCGCGGGACGCTCCTCCACGTCGCCATCGTGCAG GCAGCGCTGCCGCAGGGCATTGTCCCCTTCGTCTTCGCCAAGGAGTACGGCGTGCACCCTGACATCCTCAGCACGGC AGTCATCTTCGGCATGCTCATCGCGCTGCCCATCACGCTGGTGTACTACATCCTGCTGGGGCTGTAA